Proteins encoded within one genomic window of uncultured Desulfobacter sp.:
- a CDS encoding putative quinol monooxygenase codes for MISVIASIQVKDGQLDNFIEIFKSNMPAVLKEKGCIEYIPTVDVPTELPPQELNKNIVTVIEKWQSVEDLMAHLSSAHMLEYKEKTKDIVASMTVKVLTEV; via the coding sequence ATGATCAGCGTCATTGCATCAATTCAAGTTAAAGACGGTCAATTAGACAATTTTATTGAAATTTTTAAATCCAATATGCCTGCTGTTCTTAAGGAAAAAGGATGTATTGAGTATATCCCAACGGTTGATGTGCCCACAGAGCTCCCGCCCCAGGAATTGAACAAAAATATAGTTACGGTTATTGAAAAATGGCAAAGTGTAGAAGATTTAATGGCCCATTTATCATCGGCGCATATGCTAGAGTATAAAGAAAAAACCAAGGATATTGTTGCGTCGATGACTGTTAAAGTACTTACTGAAGTATGA
- a CDS encoding SH3 domain-containing protein, translated as MTHKTFSIGSKGLQFQYITRLAFGLLALLFFSSCTVEKQVTVVDNSQVCKSEKIKEKNTVADTWRIRQTARIRQLEQQNVELTNKLAEQKQLSNKLQQTLLIKHKETDACRQVNEKLIKELSQSKAKLATRGSKLEAATLIAEATAMISTLAQKPLNTPQKIIRERALESLKESKHELAEGNYESAAYLSREAMAQAKGIDIAKENSTGGPDGKEVFFSTPLQMKLFTTGNLRKGPSIKEDVKKVLQEGSSVIAVGHKRNWVKVKLADTDETGWIHLSLLY; from the coding sequence ATGACTCATAAGACATTCAGCATCGGCAGTAAGGGCCTACAGTTTCAATACATTACAAGACTGGCTTTCGGCCTGTTGGCACTGCTTTTTTTTTCGTCCTGTACAGTGGAGAAACAGGTAACGGTCGTCGATAATTCTCAGGTTTGCAAATCAGAAAAAATAAAGGAAAAAAATACTGTCGCCGATACTTGGCGAATCCGCCAAACTGCTCGAATCCGCCAATTAGAACAACAAAATGTGGAGCTTACCAACAAATTGGCGGAGCAGAAACAGCTTTCAAACAAATTACAACAAACATTGCTCATCAAGCATAAAGAAACCGATGCCTGTCGGCAGGTCAACGAAAAACTGATCAAAGAACTCTCCCAAAGCAAGGCGAAACTGGCAACCCGGGGCAGTAAACTGGAAGCAGCCACCCTGATCGCCGAAGCTACGGCCATGATCAGCACGTTGGCTCAAAAACCCTTGAATACGCCGCAGAAAATTATCCGGGAAAGGGCATTAGAAAGCCTTAAAGAAAGCAAGCATGAACTGGCAGAAGGTAACTATGAAAGTGCAGCCTACTTGTCCAGAGAGGCGATGGCGCAGGCAAAAGGCATTGATATAGCCAAAGAGAACAGCACCGGCGGTCCGGACGGAAAGGAAGTCTTTTTTTCAACGCCCCTGCAGATGAAATTGTTTACAACCGGGAATCTTCGCAAAGGTCCGTCCATAAAGGAAGATGTCAAAAAAGTTCTTCAGGAAGGAAGCAGCGTTATTGCTGTGGGTCATAAACGAAATTGGGTGAAAGTCAAATTGGCAGATACTGACGAGACCGGTTGGATCCATCTGTCCCTTCTTTATTAG
- the cas2 gene encoding CRISPR-associated endonuclease Cas2, with product MYIIAIYDINTETREGRRALSKIFKLMKKYLIHIQKSVFEGELTKAQFQKMKLEVMQIIDPDCDSVIYFSSRDSRWLDKEVHGLGKDATDNFI from the coding sequence ATGTACATTATAGCCATATATGACATCAATACAGAAACCCGTGAAGGCCGACGGGCCCTTAGCAAGATTTTCAAACTGATGAAGAAATATCTGATCCATATCCAAAAATCGGTTTTTGAAGGAGAATTAACAAAGGCCCAGTTCCAAAAAATGAAGCTGGAGGTGATGCAAATTATTGATCCGGACTGCGATTCCGTTATATATTTTTCAAGCCGCGACAGCCGATGGCTGGATAAGGAAGTTCATGGCCTCGGTAAAGACGCCACAGACAATTTCATTTAA
- the cas1b gene encoding type I-B CRISPR-associated endonuclease Cas1b — protein sequence MKQPLYLFTNSTVKRKDNTLRIETSENKIDRPIETLSEIYLFGEHSLNTKLLNFLSQNKIPVHIFNYYGFYSGTFFPREVYLSGHVTVQQAAHYLDPEKRIAIAHKFIDAAASNILSNLGYYKNRGREIEKQIDSIKTLKKQLALAPGPMELMGLEGNIRDLYYSAFNSIIKQDYDFKKRIYHPPDNFMNAIISFANSLVYTTVLSEIYRTQLDPTISFLHEPGYRRYSLALDLAEIFKPILADRLIFTMLNKGELSEKYADQNLNHCYLKDTGRKKFLRKYDERLRKTIKHKTLNKQVSYKRLIRLDCYKLVKHIIGEAKYSGFKMWW from the coding sequence ATGAAACAACCTTTATATTTATTCACAAACTCCACTGTAAAACGCAAGGATAATACCCTTCGCATCGAAACCAGCGAAAATAAAATCGATAGACCCATTGAAACATTAAGCGAAATTTACCTGTTCGGAGAGCACTCACTGAACACTAAACTGCTCAATTTCCTTTCCCAGAATAAAATACCGGTCCACATTTTTAACTACTACGGCTTTTATTCCGGCACCTTTTTCCCAAGGGAGGTATATTTATCCGGTCATGTGACGGTTCAGCAGGCCGCCCATTACCTTGATCCGGAAAAAAGGATCGCCATCGCCCATAAATTTATTGATGCGGCAGCATCCAATATCCTCTCCAATCTGGGATATTATAAAAACAGGGGCCGGGAGATCGAAAAACAAATTGACAGTATCAAAACCTTAAAAAAACAACTTGCCCTGGCACCGGGCCCCATGGAGCTTATGGGTTTGGAAGGCAACATCCGTGACCTTTACTACTCGGCATTCAACAGTATCATAAAACAGGATTATGATTTTAAAAAAAGAATCTACCATCCCCCGGATAATTTCATGAATGCCATCATCTCATTCGCAAATTCCCTTGTTTACACAACAGTACTGTCCGAAATCTACAGAACCCAACTGGATCCCACGATCAGTTTTCTCCATGAACCGGGCTATAGAAGGTATTCCCTGGCACTAGACCTGGCTGAAATTTTCAAACCCATATTGGCAGACCGGCTTATATTTACCATGCTTAACAAAGGGGAATTATCCGAAAAGTATGCGGACCAAAACCTGAACCATTGTTATCTCAAGGATACAGGAAGGAAAAAATTCTTGCGCAAATACGATGAACGACTGCGAAAAACAATTAAGCATAAAACCCTGAACAAACAGGTCTCCTACAAGCGCTTAATCCGTCTGGATTGTTATAAACTGGTCAAGCATATTATTGGGGAAGCCAAATACTCGGGCTTTAAAATGTGGTGGTAA
- a CDS encoding MarR family transcriptional regulator, whose product MDEYNKIIDQSIGYLVGRLSRAIIKRLSKKFQDAGIDVSYEQWSLLVHLYRRDGQTQQSLARTAVKDKAAVTRLLNGLEKKNIVLRIPDQNDRRSNLVYLTNKAKELKPHLVGFVEEMLEEAQQGIDPDEMIRCRATINEIFENFDRLNNSVHP is encoded by the coding sequence GTGGACGAGTACAATAAGATCATTGACCAATCTATTGGTTATCTTGTAGGCCGTTTATCCCGGGCGATCATAAAACGGTTGTCAAAAAAATTTCAGGACGCCGGCATTGATGTCAGTTACGAGCAGTGGAGCCTCCTTGTCCATCTTTACCGTCGGGACGGGCAGACCCAGCAATCCCTTGCCCGGACCGCCGTCAAAGATAAAGCTGCCGTTACCCGCCTTTTAAATGGGCTTGAGAAAAAAAATATTGTGCTCAGGATTCCTGATCAGAATGATAGACGCAGCAACCTTGTATATCTGACAAACAAAGCCAAAGAATTAAAACCCCATCTCGTGGGTTTTGTAGAAGAAATGTTAGAAGAGGCACAGCAGGGGATTGATCCAGATGAAATGATCAGGTGCAGAGCAACCATAAATGAAATATTTGAAAATTTTGATCGCCTGAACAATTCCGTCCACCCTTAA
- a CDS encoding diguanylate cyclase gives MDKRKNKHRYLLSIRNRIFVFAILVTAIPSLSMGLLLQNMLQTTLEEKVKQKFVDSAQIMEREISLWLKKRVYDLTVFSNASIVSEAVTAYLKMPEEKANGDENQHPNITILETYLSTLQHQFKGYVRILVLSRTGAVIAASESGGRDRPFTFPDDYIQQISDQQWFKSNAYIDARDKSPLILIGVPLFLDQLYEYETLLAIEVRLTGLLTLLDPVKFGDSGDWTYQSLVNMKTGRQFLYGRGAKKVLNQIDPSPSSDRQTLREYVNGKGERLMGLVVPFRELEWGLFIVENYEKAFSGVIHARHRNILIICCFSVLMGLVAYLLTRQIMVPLSALTRGAERVAEGDLNVLLPVRRNDEIGFATTVFNEMVAKLKLSQAELEQLATTDPLTGLNNRKRVMSILRDHYEYYRRYKTAFSVLMLDVDHFKDVNDTYGHQAGDTVLKQVAEIFNENLRNVDSAGRYGGEEFLVILAESGVEESIQAAERIRKAVASHTVIHEEQEIQVHISIGIGRIHKQDGDEQNIVARADMALYRAKDEGRNRVVYHAADDL, from the coding sequence ATGGACAAGCGGAAAAATAAACACAGATATCTGTTGAGTATCAGGAACCGGATCTTCGTTTTTGCGATATTGGTCACGGCCATACCGTCTCTATCCATGGGACTTTTGCTCCAGAACATGCTGCAAACCACGCTGGAGGAGAAGGTTAAGCAAAAGTTTGTCGACTCCGCACAGATCATGGAACGGGAAATTTCCCTGTGGCTAAAAAAACGGGTGTATGATCTGACCGTGTTTTCCAACGCGTCAATTGTCTCGGAAGCAGTTACAGCTTATCTTAAAATGCCTGAAGAAAAGGCAAATGGTGATGAAAATCAGCACCCAAACATCACCATACTTGAAACCTATCTGAGTACATTGCAGCATCAATTTAAAGGGTATGTCCGGATTTTAGTGCTTTCCAGGACCGGCGCTGTGATCGCTGCCTCCGAAAGCGGTGGCCGAGATCGGCCGTTTACTTTTCCTGATGACTACATCCAACAAATTTCAGACCAGCAATGGTTTAAGAGCAACGCATACATTGATGCAAGGGATAAGTCGCCCCTTATCCTGATCGGGGTTCCTCTTTTTTTGGATCAGCTTTATGAATATGAAACATTGCTGGCGATTGAAGTCAGGCTTACCGGATTGCTGACTTTATTGGATCCGGTGAAATTTGGAGATTCTGGTGACTGGACCTATCAATCCCTTGTGAACATGAAAACAGGGCGGCAGTTTCTGTACGGAAGGGGGGCCAAAAAAGTTCTTAATCAAATCGACCCATCGCCTTCCAGTGACAGGCAAACACTTCGTGAATATGTCAACGGCAAGGGTGAACGCTTAATGGGATTGGTTGTTCCGTTTCGAGAACTGGAATGGGGTCTTTTTATCGTAGAAAATTATGAAAAGGCGTTCTCCGGTGTGATTCATGCCCGCCATAGAAATATTCTTATTATCTGTTGTTTTAGTGTGCTTATGGGTCTTGTGGCTTATCTGCTGACCCGGCAAATCATGGTTCCGTTGTCGGCTTTGACAAGAGGGGCTGAAAGGGTGGCTGAAGGTGATCTGAACGTTCTACTTCCAGTACGCCGTAACGATGAGATTGGTTTTGCAACCACTGTTTTTAATGAAATGGTTGCAAAATTGAAGCTAAGCCAGGCTGAACTGGAACAATTGGCGACCACTGATCCCTTGACGGGTTTGAATAACAGAAAACGGGTGATGAGTATCCTGAGAGATCATTACGAGTATTACCGCCGGTATAAGACAGCATTTTCCGTATTGATGCTTGATGTGGATCACTTTAAAGATGTTAACGATACCTACGGACACCAGGCTGGAGATACCGTATTAAAACAGGTGGCTGAAATCTTTAATGAAAATTTGCGTAATGTAGACTCTGCCGGCCGGTATGGCGGAGAGGAATTCCTTGTGATCCTTGCAGAGTCAGGGGTGGAGGAGTCCATCCAGGCGGCGGAACGTATCCGAAAAGCCGTTGCAAGCCATACAGTTATTCATGAAGAGCAAGAGATCCAGGTCCACATTTCCATTGGTATCGGCAGAATCCATAAACAGGACGGGGATGAACAAAACATTGTCGCTCGAGCCGATATGGCACTCTACCGTGCCAAGGATGAGGGACGAAACAGGGTTGTTTACCATGCTGCCGACGACCTGTAA